The Streptomyces sp. ALI-76-A nucleotide sequence GGCTCCTGATCCTCATCGCGGCTCAGACCGCGTGGCTCATCGTCCGCCGCACCCACTGACCCTGAGGAGAACGTCAAATGGCTAGCTACGGACGCACCAGCGCCGACGAGGTCCGCGACTTCGCGAACCGGCAGGCGAGTCAACCCTTCACCCGCCCTCGCAACAGCGGGACCAGCAACAACGGCAAGGGAAACAAGTTCGCCAACGCGGGTGCCGCCGCGGGCGGGTTCGTCGGTGCGATGGGCGGCTCGTTCGTCCCGCCGATCAACGTCACCGTCAACAACAACAAGAACGCCCGCGCGGGCGGGGGCCGCTCCCACGCCCAGTCCCTGCTCCCCGCACCTGAGTTCACCTCGCCGGCGCAGGTCCGCAACTACTGCAACACCCTGCGCGCGGCCGGCGTGACGCTGTCCATCGAGGTGGCCATGGGCGCCGAGATCCTCAAGGGCGTACTGGCCGCGGTCCCGGACCCCGAGGGCCGCGCGTTCGGCTCCCGGATCCGCGCCGCGAAGGTGGCCCGCAAGATGCAAAAGGCCGCCGACGAGCTGCGGGCCGCGGCGAAGAACGCCGCCGCCTGCTACGCGACCTTCCAGCAGGAATACGAGGAAGAGATCAACCGCGTCCGCCACCGCGCCCGCAAGCCTCAGCAGCCGGTCATCGACTGGGCCCAGCAGTAAGGAGGGACGACCATGGCGCACAAGTGGACCGACCAGGACGGCCGGACCTACCCCCTCACCCTCCCCGCCGACACCGACGCAGGCACGGGCGGCAGTGTCCGGGCGTACCTGCTGCACCGGGCCAAGCCGCATCTTCCCCCGTGGCTGGGCTGGGCCGGTACCGGCCTGACCGGCGCGGTGGGGCACTGGCGGTGGGGCGACAGCGCCGCCGCCGGCGTCGGCCTCACCCTCGCCTCGGTCGCCCTGACCGGCGCCACCTGGTGGGCCGGCAAGGCCACCAGCCAGCAGCGCCGCCTGCACTCCGCCGTCACCGTCGCCGCCGGGTCCGCCTGGCTGACCGCCGCCTGCCTCGCGGGCCCGACGGCAGGTCCGATCGATGATCTGTTCCTGATGGGCGGGCCGGCGCTGGCCCTGTCGTGGAACGTGCGCATGGTCCTGCGCCACAACACCGAGGCCACCGGGCAGGGCGGCGACAAGGGCCTGATGGACAAGATCGGGCTGGCGCGGGCGCAGATCGGGGCGGCGAAGGTGGAACCCAACCGGGTCACCGCCCCCGTCGCGTTGGCCGCGGGTGAGCAGACCAACGACGACATGGCCAAGGCACTGGGCAACATCGCCTCAGCCCTGGACCTGCCGAAGAGCGCCGTGCGCTACACCCCCGACCCCGACTCCAACCGCCGCGGGGACCTGGTCATCGTCCCCGAAGACATGCTGGCCGACGTCGTCGAGTGGGAGGGCCCCTCCAACCTGGGAGGCTCGATCGCGGATCCGCTGGTCATCGGCCGCTACGACGACGGCTCCCTGCTCGTGATGTGGCTGCCCGGTGACCCGGAAGCGGGCCGCAACTCCACTCACGGCCTGGTCGCGGGCGGCACCGGTTCCGGCAAGGGCGATGCCGCCCTGAACCTGCTCACGGAGATCCTCTCCCGCCGGGACGTCATCGTGTGGTTCTCCGACCCGAAAGCGTTCCAGGACTTCGCCCCCCTGCGGCCCGGCCTGGACTGGGCCGTGGAGGGCGGATCCGGCACTGAGGTGATGGTGGCCGCTGTCGAGGCCGTCATCCCCGCCCGCACCCGCTGGCTGGGCGCCCACGGCTACCGCCAGTGGATCCCCGCGGCAGCCGAGACGCAGAACGACCCGGCACACTCCTGCCGCACGGACGGCAGCGCCTGCGGGTGCGCGGGCATGCCGTTCCTGGTCACCTGGTTCGAGGAAGCCGCCAACACCCTGCGCGCGCTGGGAGACGACGCGTTCACCGGCATCGCGCAGGAAGCCCGCGCCGCCGGTATCTCCCTGATCGTGTCGTTGCAGCGGCCGTCCTACGACCAGATGTCCACCAGCACCCGCGCTTCGCTGCCCTCCGTGATCGCGCTCGGTTGCGACCCGCGCGACGAGGGATTCGCCCTGCCGGACGAGGTCCTGGCCCAGGGCGCCCACCCGGGCGCGTGGGGCAACCGGCGGCCCGGCTACTGCTACGTCGTCTCTCCGGGCATCCCCGAGGACCGTTACGCCTCCCCGGGACGCACCTGGCGCTTCACCACCCGCGCGGTGCCGGTCATGGAACTGCTGGCCACCTGGGCACAGCGCAACGGCGCCACCGCCGACCCCATCACCGCCCGCGCGGCATCCAGCGTGGCCGGCAACGCCTACACCGGCCGTCCCGCCGACGACGGCGCCCTGCAGCCGACGGCGTTGCGGGCCGTCCAGGAGGAGGATGACATGGACGACATCGGCCCGCGCGTGGACCCCGAGGACCAGCACATCGACCCCGAGGCCGAACTCCCCGAGCCGGAGCAGGGCGACGATGTCCCGCTCTTCGGGCAGGAGACGGGCCGCAAGCCCTCCCCGGAAGAGGCACGGGAGCTGTTCGCCCGGGCGCTGGAGGAGTTCGAGGACGCCGGCCAGATGGTCGTCGGCCCGAAGGACTTCATGGACTGGTGCGACCGGCACAACCTCTCCCGCCCGTGGGTGTCCGCCCGGCTCAAGGAAGCCGCCCTGGACGGGCGGCTGGAGCCGACGAACACCACCGGCCGGTGGCGCATCGTCCCCGCCCTGACAGCCGCCTGACGCCTGACACCGTCACGGTCGCCTGACACCCAAAACCCTAGGCAAAACCGGTGTCACAAACGCATGACGCCCCCGGCGTGACACCCCTGACACCCCTGCCTGACACCCACACGCGCGGGCCCGCGCCACACCCTGGCGCGGGCCCGCGGCCCACCCGGAAGGATCACCCGTGGCCCGCACCGAACAGCCCGCGGACATCGAACTCCACCACCCCATCCCGATCACCACCCACCCGCACACACACGCACCCGTACTCGTGCAGCCGGGGACCGCGAGCGCCGTGCAGTCCATCGTGCTGCCGGACGGCCGTGTCGTCACCGGCTACGCCATCAACCCCGCCCAGCCCGAACCCCTCACCGCCAAGCCGCCCGTCTCCCGCACGGCGGTCAACGTCGCCCTCGGAGGCGTCGGGTTCCTCGCCGTGTGCGGCGGCCTGCTGCTGCTCACCTCGTTCATCGCCGCCCTGACTGCGTTCATCACCCAACTGATCACCCTGGCCGCAGTCATCTTCGGCGGCTGGATCGCCGTGCAGATCTTCAGCACTGGTGGCCGTCAGGGCGGCACCACCTTCAACATCCGCAAGGCCGTGATCAAACGCAACCACTTCCACGGCTAGCTACGCCAAGGGCGGCCCCCGTCTCACGCCAATGAATCCGGGGCCGCCCTTGAACACCCAGCACCTTCAACAGGACTGGAGACACTCAGCATGACGCAACCCAACGACATTCGGCGAGTGCGCGGCCTACGGCCAAAGCTGCTGGACCTGTACTGCAAGCAGGGCGGCGCCGCCAAGGGCTACACCGATGCCGGGTTCGACGTGACCGGCGTCGACAAAGACCCGCAGCCCCGCTACCCGTACCGGTTCGTTCAGGCGGACGCCATCGCGTTCGTCCTTGAGTACGGGGCGGAGTTCGGCTTCATCCACGCGTCCCCGCCCTGCCAGTTCGACAGCGACTGCAAGCGGATCCGGGGCAACGACCACCCCGACCTGATCGACCCGACCCGCGACGCCCTGGAGACCACCGGGCGCCCGTGGGTGATGGAAAACGTCGGCGGCGCTGTCCGGAAGCTGAACGCTCCCGTGATGCTGTGCGGGCAGATGTTCGCCCTGGCCAACTACCGCCACCGGTTCTTTGAGGCCGGCGGCGGCTTCATCCTAGACCAGCCGGACCACCCGCCGCACCTGGTCCCCCAGGCCAAGATGGGCCGCCCCGTCCCGCCCGGCCATTACGGCCAGTTCGTCGGCAACTTCTCCGGCGTCCAGGCGGCCCGCGACCTTCTCGGGGTGCCGTGGATGAACCGCGACGGCATCCGCGAGTGCATCCCGCCCGCCTACGCCCGCCACATCGGACGGGCCGCCCTCGGCCACCTGCGCCCGGAGCTGGAGGTGGCGGCGTGAACGAGCACCTGCACACCGCCCTGCGTCTCGCCTCCGACAACGTGCCCGTGCTGCCGCTGCGGAAGGGCAAGGTGCCTTTCGGGAACTGCCCGGCTTGTGCGCAGAACGCGTGCGGTGGTCGGCCGAACATGAAGACCCCCGGGCCCTGCGGCTGCCTGGCTCCCTGCCACGGCTGGGCCGCCGCCACCACCGACCCCGGCGTCCTGCGCTCCCGAGCATGGGCGCGGGCATGGCGCGACGCGGCAGCGGTGGCCTACCACCCCGGCGGCGCCGGCCTCACCATCGTCGACCTCGACAACGTGGAAGCCATCGCGTGGGCCCGAGGGAGCCTGCCCGCCACCCGAACCGTGCGGACGACGCGCGGTGAGCACTGGATCTACCAGGGCGTCATGCAGTCCGCCAACGCCGTACGGCCCGGCGTGGACATCAAGTCGACCATGTCCTACGTCCGCTGCCTTGGCCCCGGCACCGGCACCATGACCGCCCTGCCGGACGCCGTTCGCGCGCTGGTCGTGAAGGAACCGCCCACCGTCCGGCCGGCGCCCCGTTCCATCTCCGTGCCCGCCCGGTCCGGCGGCTGCCCCCACCGCACGCCCGCCTTTCTGGAACGGGGCATCGCCATGGCGGAGCAGCGCATCACGGAAGCCCGCAGCGCGGTGCACGTGGCCGTGTACCGGACGTTCCTCGCCGTGCTGTCGACCCACGGCCGGTGCGGCTGCCTCACCGACACCCACATCACACGCCTGTTCACCGCCGCGCAGACCAAGGGGGAGACCCTGCGGCACTGCACCGAGGCGTGGGCCAACGCCCGCACCACGTTGGGACTGTGACCATGTCCGACGACGAGAAGAACCCTGCACGCCAGGTCATCACCGACTACGCACAAAGCCACTTCCGGTACTTCCGCACCGCAGACGGCACCGTGTACGCGCAGAAGAACGGCCACCCCGTGGCCCGCCCGATCCGCTCCCAGGGCACCACAGGAAGTCACCGGCAGGAACTCATGGTCGGCCTCTTCCGCGACGGCGTGGGCGTCTTCAACGGCACCGCCATGAAAGAGGCCCTGGACCTGATCGAAGCCCTCGCACTGACCGAGGACGTGCAGCCCGTGCACATCCGCGTCGCCCCCGGATTCGACGGAGCGACGTGGCTGGACCTGGGCCGCAACGACGGGCAATCCGTGCGTATCCACCCCACCGGCTGGGACATCCTCACCCCGGACCCGCGTGAGGTGTGCTGGCGCCGCACCCAGCTCACCGGGGAACTGCCCCTCCCGACCAAGGACACCAACGGCAAGGGCATCGACCTGCTGATGCGGCTGTGCAACTTCGCCAACGCCGAGACCGAGTGCCTGGCCATCGCCTGGCTCATCGGCTGCCTGGCTCCCTCCGTACCCGTCCCCGCCCCGTTCCTCACCGGACCGCAGGGCGCGGGCAAGTCCACCGGCGGACGGATGCTCGTACGGATCATCGAGGGCATGACCGGGGACCTGCGCCGGGCACCGAAGGATGAGGAAAACCTGATCGCAGCGGTAGCGGCCGGTTGGGTCACGGCGCTGGACAACCTCTCTCACATGACCCCGGACCTGTCCGACGCGATGTGCTGCATCGTCACCGGAGCCGAGAACGTCAAACGCGCCCTGTTCACCGACGGGGACGTCTTCCGCGTCGGCTACCGCCGCCCACTGCTCCTGACCGGCATCGACGTGGGAGTCATCCGCCCCGACCTCGCCGAACGCCTCCTGCCCCTGCGCCTGGAACGCCCCCGCGTCCGGCGCACCGAGGCCGAACTGTGGTCGGACTTCGCCCAGGTCCTGCCTGTCATCCTCGGCTCGCTCCTGGACCTCACCGTGCAAGTGCGGGCGGCTGAGGCGGACATCCCCACCGACCTGCGCATGGCCGACTTCGCCCACCTGTGCGCACAGCTCGACGCGGCCACCGGTCTGGGAGCGCTCACCGCCTACCGTGCCAGCCTGGACGACCTCAATGACGACGTCATCGAGGGCGACCTGTTGGCACAGACCGTGCTCAAGCACGCCGCCGGCATCGACCCGGACACCGAGCAGCGGATGACATCGGCCGAGTGGCTGCACTGCCTCACCGGCCTCTACAGCGGCGAGGACTTCCGTCCCCTGCCCAAAGGGTGGCCGACCACCGGCAAGGTGCTCTCAGACCGCCTCAAGCGCCTACAGCCCACCCTCGCCGCCCGAGGCGTCCTCATCGACTGGGGACGCAACAACACAGCCCGCTACATCGAAATGGCCCGCCCGTCCGCCGCACCACCCCCGCACGCGCAGGAAGCCGCGTTCTGACCGGCTAGCCCCGGGCTACCGCCCGCACAAGCAAGAGGAGCACCCAGCCCGCGTGCTCCTCTTGCTGTTCGGCGGCGGCGCCGCCCTGCCCAGGTCGTGCCGCGAAGCGGCTCCTTCTTCACGCCCTGAGCCGCACACCACAACAGACACCACCCCCTCCTTTGTCCGAAGTAGAGAGACGCTGCGTCACCTGCGTCACCCACGCACCCCAAACGGCCCGCGACCTGCCGAAAGAGCGGTGACGCAGACGGCCCCCCGCTGCGTCACCCCGCGTCACCTGCGTCACCCCGTGACGCAGGTCTGCGTCACCCGTGACACAACCTCTGACCCCTGCGTCACCCAAAAGCCGCAGGTCAGCGCCATAAGTGACGCACATGACGCAGGTGACGCAGAAATCCGCACCTCGGACACACGCGGACTCCCGACACATCACGCACGGAGGCGCCTCATCGATACCGCACTTGATCGGCCGGACCCCCGCGCCATCCTCCGTAGCGGTCTCCCCGACCGCTACCTCACCCCCGACGACATCGCCGAGATCTTCGAGGTGCCCAAGGAAACGGTCTACCAGTGGCGCAAGAAACGGACCGGCCCGCCCGGATTCCGCATCGGCAAGTACGTCCGCTACGACCCCGCCGATGTGAGCGCCTACATCACTCAGCGCAAGGCCGAGGACGCCGCCGCTGCGTGAACCAATAAATCACCCACAGAGCAGGGAGAGCCGTTCGCGGTTCTCCCTGCTCTGTGTCGAGAGAGGACTACTGCCAGATGGCAGGCCACATCCAAGACCGGTGGTACAAGACCGAAGCCGACGCCGCCGGCAAGCCCCGCCGGGTACGGACGGATCGCTACGGCATGGGCCGGCGATACCGCGCCCGCTACATAGGTCCGGACGGGACAGAGAAGAGCAAGTCATTCCCCGACGGACAGAAGCGACTGGCTGACCAGTGGCTTGCCCACATCGAGGCCGACATGTCGCGCGGTCAGTACGTCGACCCTGCGGCCAGCCGCGTTACGTTCCGGCAGTACGCCGAGAAGTGGCTGAAGACGCAGACGACCGAGATGACCACGCGAGAGTCAGTCGAGTCCTCGATTCGCGGCCACGCGATTCCATACCTCGGGTCGCGACCGCTCGGTTCCTTCAAGCCGGAACACATCCGGGATTGGCTGAGCGAATTGGAGGGGGCCGTCCCTGCCTCGTCGTACCGGCGCGTGATCTACAACAACGTTTCGACGGTCCTCAATGCGGCTGTCGACGACGGCCACCTGTCGAAGAACCCTTGCCACGCGCAATCCGTGCGGCCCCCTGCGGCAGGAACTGGCCGCGTTGTGCCGTGGAGCGCAGAGCGCATTTTCGCCGTACGGGCAGCTCTGCCGGAGCGCTACCGCGCGACGGTCGACCTCGGGGGCGGATGCGGACTCCGGCAAGGGGAGATCTTCGGGCTTCCTGTCGACGAAATCGGCTTCGACTCCGGATGGCTGCACATCGCCAATCAGGTAAAGGTGACGAAGCAGGGTCTCGTGTTCTCCCCGCCGAAGCGGAACAAGGTCCGCGACGTCCCCTTGCCGGACCGCGTCGCGCACGTCCTCAAGCAGCATATGGAGACGTTCCCCCCGGTAGAGATCACCCTGCCGTGGCTCCGGCCGGATGGTCCGCTCGTCACCAAGCGGCTGCTGTTCACTCGTCTCGATGGCGCGGGGGCGGTTCGACGAACCGACTTCAACGACCGGGCTTGGAAACCCGCTCTTGTCGCGGCTGGGGTGATCCCCCAGCCGAAGCCGGGCGAGCGGCACCAGGCAGCCCGCGAACACGGCATGCACGCCCTCAGGCACTTCTACGCCTCGGTGCTGCTGGACGCCGGCGAGAACGTCAAGGCGCTGAGTCACTACCTCGGGCACAACGATCCGGGGTTCACGCTCCGGGTCTACACGCACCTCATGCCGAGCAGCGACGCACGGGCCCGGAAGGCCGTGGACGGCCTGTACGAGGGCACCGTTCCGGCGCCTGACGGCCCAGAGACGGCCCAGGGGCAGTGAGACACCATGGGGCCGACGGTCCACGACCGTCGGCCCCATCAGTCGAATCAGCGGGAAACCCGCCCTGACCTGCCCTTACAGCACCGGCAGGTTCTTCCGCAGCTCGAACGCGGTGACCTCGCTGCGGTACTCCTCCCACTCCTGGCGCTTGTTGCGCAGGAAGAAGTCGAAGACGTGCTCGCCGAGCGTCTCGGCGACCAGGTCGCTGCGTTCCATCAGGGTCAGGGCCTCGCCGAGGTTCTGCGGGAGGGGCTCGATGCCCATCGCGCGGCGCTCGGCGTCGGAGAGGGCCCAGACGTCGTCCTCGGCGCCCGGGGGAAGCTCGTAGCCCTCCTCGACGCCCTTGAGGCCGGCGGCCAGGAGCATCGCGTACGCCAGGTACGGGTTGGCGCCGGAGTCGATGGAGCGGACCTCGATGCGGGCCGAGCCGGTCTTGCCGGGCTTGTACATCGGGACGCGGACCAGGGCGGAGCGGTTGTTGTGGCCCCAGCAGATGTAGGACGGGGCCTCGCCGCCGGCGCCGGCGGTGCGCTCGGTGCCGCCCCAGATGCGCTTGTAGGAGTTCACCCACTGGTTGGTGATGGCGGCGATCTCCGCGGCGTGCTTGAGCAGGCCCGCGATGAAGGAACGGCCGACCTTGGAGAGCTGGTACTCCGCGCCGGACTCGTAGAAGGCGTTGCGGTCGCCCTCGAAGAGCGAGAGGTGCGTGTGCATGCCGGAGCCGGGGTGCTCGGAGAACGGCTTGGGCATGAAGGTCGCCTGGACGCCCTGCTCCAGCGCCACCTGCTTCATGACCAGGCGGAAGGTCATGATGTTGTCGGCCGTGGAGAGCGCGTCGGCGTAGCGCAGGTCGATCTCCTGCTGGCCGGGGGCGCCCTCGTGGTGGGAGAACTCGACCGAGATGCCCATCGACTCCAGCATGGTGATCGCCTGGCGGCGGAAGTCCATGCCGATGTTCTGCGGGGTGTGGTCGAAGTAGCCGGAGTTGTCGGCCGGGGTGGGGCGCGAGCCGTCGAGCGGGCGGTCCTTCAGCAGGAAGAACTCGATCTCCGGGTGGGTGTAGAAGGTGAAGCCCAGGTCGGAGGTGCGGGCCAGGGCGCGCTTGAGCACGTACCGCGGGTCCGCGAAGGACGGGGAGCCGTCCGGCATGAGGATGTCGCAGAACATCCGGGCGGTGCCGGGGGCCTCCGCGCGCCACGGCAGGACCTGGAAGGTCGACGGGTCCGGCTTGGCGATCATGTCGGACTCGTAGACCCGGGCGAAGCCCTCGATCGCGGAGCCGTCGAAACCGATGCCCTCGTCGAAAGCCTGCTCGAGCTCGGCCGGGGCCACGGCGACGGACTTGAGGAAGCCCAGCACGTCCGTGAACCACAGGCGTACGAACCGGATGTCACGCTCCTCCAACGTCCGGAGCACGAACTCCTGCTGCTTGTCCATCTTGCGCTTCCCCATCCTTGCTGGTCAGGCCGCCTGTCTCCGGTCCTGCGGAGGCGGGTCGGGCACCCGAGCATCCCACCACAACACCATTTCGTGCGCGTTGCGCACCTTGATCTTCCAGCCGACCTCGGTGTGAACGCCTCACGTCCGGCAGATGCACTGCTCTGCCGCCCATCTTGCCTGCTCGGACCGACATCCGTAATGCCGGGACTCCCCCCGCCTGACGGACGCCCCGGGGAGCGGGCCGGCGGGCCCGTTCTTCGGCCATTCCTGTGCCCGGTCTACGAGAGTCCTTTCCCTCCCCCTTACGATCAGCGGACCGACCGGCCCCCTTTCCCCGAAGGACATCGCATGGGCTCCGCCAAGAACAGCACCAACGCGACCCGCAAGGAGCGCATAGAGGAGATGCGGCGCGCCGAACAGGCCCGGGAGCGCCGCAGCCGGATCCTCACCGTCGCCGCGAGCGTGGTGGTCGTCGCCGGTCTCGTCGTGGGCGGCGTCGTCCTCGTGCGGTCGCAGTCCGACGACAGCGGTTCGGTGGCCGACGCGAAGACCACCGGGAAGTTCGTCACCGGCGCGGACGGCGTGAAGAAGTGGGACGGCAAGCTCAGCCAGACCCACGTCACCAAGGCCGTGAAGTACCCGACCGAGCCTCCCGTCGGCGGCGACCACAACCAGGTCTGGATGAACTGCAACGGCGACGTCTACACCGAGGAACTCAACAACGTGAACGCCGTGCACTCCCTGGAGCACGGCGCGGTGTGGGTGACGTACACCAGCAAGGCCGCCAAGGCGGACGTGGACGCGCTGGCGGCGAAGGTGAAGCGGACGCCGTACACGCTGATGAGCCCGGACGAGAAGCAGGCCGACCCGATCATGCTGACCGCCTGGGGCCACCAGCGCACGGTGACCGGCGCCGACGACCCGAACGTGGACACGTTCCTCTCCAAGTTCGTGCAGGGCGAGCAGACGCCGGAGCCGGGCGCCGCGTGCACGGGGGGGCTGGCGAAGTGAGGTCCGCCGGTGTGGCCGTCGCCGTGGCCGGGGTGCTGGTCGCGGCGGGTGCCATCAGCTATGCCGTGGCCGAGGACGACGGTTCGCAGGAGATCCCCGCCGCCGACTCGGCGGACGCCGGGTTCGCCCGGGACATGGCGGTGCACCACCAGCAGGCCGTGGAGATGTCGTACATCGTGCGCGACCGCACCGACGACGAGGAGGTCCGGCGCCTCGCCTACGACATCGCGCAGACGCAGGCCAACCAGCGCGGCATGCTGCTGGGCTGGCTCGATCTGTGGGGGCTGCCGAAGGTGTCCGCGGACCCGCCGATGACCTGGATGGGCATGGGTGACATGGCCTCGGGCAAGGACGGGGCGCTGATGCCGGGCATGGCGACCAACAGCGAGATGGAGAAGCTGAACACCCTCCGGGGCGAGCAGGCCGAGGTCTTCTTCCTCCAGTTGATGACGGACCATCACGAGGGCGGCGTCCACATGGCCGGGGGCTGCGCGAACCGGTGCGCGGTCGGCGTGGAGAAGCGGCTCGCGCAGGGCATGGTCGACGGTCAGCGGTCGGAGATCCAGTTGATGGCGGGCCTGCTGAAGGAGCGGGGCGCCAAGCCCCGGCCGTAGGGCGGGCAGGCGCGGAGGTCGCGGGCCCGAAGGGGCTGCGGGCCCGAAGGGGCTGCGGGTGCGGGCGCGGGCGCGGGCGAGCGCCATGAGGGCGGGAACCTCCCGGGACGCACCCCCGGCAGGCGCGGGCCGTGGGTGCGGGGGTACGGAGGGACAAGGGCCCGTCAGCCCATCGTGTCGCTCTGACGATTACACTGGCCGTGTGTCTCGACCCGGACGCGTGCTGACGAGATCCTCCGCGTTCGTCCTCCGTGCCCGTCCACTCCTCCCGAGGAAGCACCTTTGAACTTCTGGTCGGTCTATCAGCACGGCTTCGCCCGCGTCGCGGCGTGCACGGGTCACACCGTCATCGCGGACCCTCCCGCCAACGCCGCCGCGGTCCTGCGCCAGGCGCGCGCGTGCGCGCGGGACGGGGTCGCGGTCGCCGTCTTCCCCGAGCTGGGCCTGTGCGGCTACTCGATCGAGGACCTGCTGCTCCAGGACGCGCTGCTGGACGAGGTCGAGCAGGCGCTCCGGTCCGTGGTGGAGGGGTCGGCGGACCTGCTGCCGGTGCTGGTCGTCGGGGCCCCGCTGCGCCACCGCAACCGGATCTACAACTGCGCGGTGATCGTGCACCGCGGCCGGATCCTCGGTGTCGTGCCCAAGTCGTACCCCCCGAACTACCGGGAGTTCTACGAGCGCCGGCAGATCGCCGGGGGCGACGACGAGCGCGGCGGGACGATCCGGGCCGGCGGCCAGGAGGTGCCGTTCGGCGTGGACCTGCTGTTCGCGGCGGCGGACGTGCCCGGCCTGGTGCTGCACGCCGAGGTCTGCGAGGACATGTGGGTCCCGGTGCCGCCGAGCGCCGAGGCCGCCCTGGCCGGCGCGACCGTCCTGGTCAACCTCTCGGGCAGCCCGATCACGGTCGGCCGGGCCGAGGACCGCAAGCTGCTGTGCCGCTCGGCGTCCTCCCGCTGCCTCGCCGCGTACGTCTACTCGGCGGCCGGCCTCGGCGAGTCGACCACCGACCTGTCCTGGGACGGGCAGACCCTGATCTACGAGAACGGGGTGCTGCTGGCGGAGTCCGACCGCTTTCCGGACGGCGAGCAGTACGCGGTGGCCGACGTGGACCTCGACCTGCTGCGGCAGGAGCGGATGCGGATGGGCACGTTCGACGAGAACCGCCGTACGCACGCCGCGCGGACCGCGGACTTCCGGACGGTGTCCTTCGCACTCGACCCGCCGCACACGGACCTGGGGCTGCGCCGCCGTCTCGAGCGGTTCCCGTTCGTGCCCGCCGACTCCGACCGGCTGGCCCTGGACTGCTACGAGGCGTACAACATCCAGGTCGCCGGGTTGCAGCAGCGGCTCGCCGCGATCGGCGGCCCGAAGGTGGTCATCGGGGTGTCCGGCGGGCTCGACTCCACGCACGCGCTGATCGTCGCCGCGCAGGCGATGGACCGCGCGGGCCGCCCGCGCACCGACATCCTGGCCTTCACCCTGCCCGGCTTCGCCACCAGCGACCACACCAAGGACAACGCCCACAAGCTGATGCGCTCCCTCGGCGTCACCGCGGCGGAGCTGGACATCACGCCGACCGCGCGGCTGATGCTGAAGGAGATGGACCACCCGTTCGCCTCCGGCGAGCCGGTGTACGACGTCACCTTCGAGAACGTGCAGGCCGGCCTGCGCACCGACTACCTGTTCCGGCTGGCCAACCAGCGCGGCGGCATCGTGCTCGGGACGGGTGACCTGTCGGAGCTGGCGCTCGGCTGGTCCACGTACGGCGTGGGCGACCAGATGAGCCACTACAACGTCAACTCGGGCGTCCCGAAGACGCTGATGCAGCATCTGATCCGCTGGGTCATCGCCAGCGGGCAGTTCGACGAGGACACCGGGAAGACGCTCGCCGCGATCCTCGACACCGAGATCAGCCCGGAACTCGTACCGGGCGAGGAGATGCAGTCCACCGAGTCCAGGATCGGTCCGTACGCGCTGCACGACTTCACTCTCTTCCACGTGCTGCGCTACGGCTTCAGGCCGTCGAAGATCGCCTTCCTGGCCTGGCACGCCTGGCACGACGCGGAGGCCGGCGCCTGGCCGCCGAACTTCCCGGAGGCCAAGCGGGTGGCGTACGACCTGCCTCAGATCCGGCAGTGGCTGGAGGTGTTCTGCCGTCGCTTCTTCG carries:
- a CDS encoding bifunctional DNA primase/polymerase codes for the protein MNEHLHTALRLASDNVPVLPLRKGKVPFGNCPACAQNACGGRPNMKTPGPCGCLAPCHGWAAATTDPGVLRSRAWARAWRDAAAVAYHPGGAGLTIVDLDNVEAIAWARGSLPATRTVRTTRGEHWIYQGVMQSANAVRPGVDIKSTMSYVRCLGPGTGTMTALPDAVRALVVKEPPTVRPAPRSISVPARSGGCPHRTPAFLERGIAMAEQRITEARSAVHVAVYRTFLAVLSTHGRCGCLTDTHITRLFTAAQTKGETLRHCTEAWANARTTLGL
- a CDS encoding helix-turn-helix domain-containing protein, giving the protein MDTALDRPDPRAILRSGLPDRYLTPDDIAEIFEVPKETVYQWRKKRTGPPGFRIGKYVRYDPADVSAYITQRKAEDAAAA
- a CDS encoding ATP-binding protein produces the protein MSDDEKNPARQVITDYAQSHFRYFRTADGTVYAQKNGHPVARPIRSQGTTGSHRQELMVGLFRDGVGVFNGTAMKEALDLIEALALTEDVQPVHIRVAPGFDGATWLDLGRNDGQSVRIHPTGWDILTPDPREVCWRRTQLTGELPLPTKDTNGKGIDLLMRLCNFANAETECLAIAWLIGCLAPSVPVPAPFLTGPQGAGKSTGGRMLVRIIEGMTGDLRRAPKDEENLIAAVAAGWVTALDNLSHMTPDLSDAMCCIVTGAENVKRALFTDGDVFRVGYRRPLLLTGIDVGVIRPDLAERLLPLRLERPRVRRTEAELWSDFAQVLPVILGSLLDLTVQVRAAEADIPTDLRMADFAHLCAQLDAATGLGALTAYRASLDDLNDDVIEGDLLAQTVLKHAAGIDPDTEQRMTSAEWLHCLTGLYSGEDFRPLPKGWPTTGKVLSDRLKRLQPTLAARGVLIDWGRNNTARYIEMARPSAAPPPHAQEAAF
- the traB gene encoding plasmid transfer protein TraB → MAHKWTDQDGRTYPLTLPADTDAGTGGSVRAYLLHRAKPHLPPWLGWAGTGLTGAVGHWRWGDSAAAGVGLTLASVALTGATWWAGKATSQQRRLHSAVTVAAGSAWLTAACLAGPTAGPIDDLFLMGGPALALSWNVRMVLRHNTEATGQGGDKGLMDKIGLARAQIGAAKVEPNRVTAPVALAAGEQTNDDMAKALGNIASALDLPKSAVRYTPDPDSNRRGDLVIVPEDMLADVVEWEGPSNLGGSIADPLVIGRYDDGSLLVMWLPGDPEAGRNSTHGLVAGGTGSGKGDAALNLLTEILSRRDVIVWFSDPKAFQDFAPLRPGLDWAVEGGSGTEVMVAAVEAVIPARTRWLGAHGYRQWIPAAAETQNDPAHSCRTDGSACGCAGMPFLVTWFEEAANTLRALGDDAFTGIAQEARAAGISLIVSLQRPSYDQMSTSTRASLPSVIALGCDPRDEGFALPDEVLAQGAHPGAWGNRRPGYCYVVSPGIPEDRYASPGRTWRFTTRAVPVMELLATWAQRNGATADPITARAASSVAGNAYTGRPADDGALQPTALRAVQEEDDMDDIGPRVDPEDQHIDPEAELPEPEQGDDVPLFGQETGRKPSPEEARELFARALEEFEDAGQMVVGPKDFMDWCDRHNLSRPWVSARLKEAALDGRLEPTNTTGRWRIVPALTAA
- the traA gene encoding plasmid transfer protein TraA — encoded protein: MASYGRTSADEVRDFANRQASQPFTRPRNSGTSNNGKGNKFANAGAAAGGFVGAMGGSFVPPINVTVNNNKNARAGGGRSHAQSLLPAPEFTSPAQVRNYCNTLRAAGVTLSIEVAMGAEILKGVLAAVPDPEGRAFGSRIRAAKVARKMQKAADELRAAAKNAAACYATFQQEYEEEINRVRHRARKPQQPVIDWAQQ
- a CDS encoding SAM-dependent methyltransferase, whose amino-acid sequence is MTQPNDIRRVRGLRPKLLDLYCKQGGAAKGYTDAGFDVTGVDKDPQPRYPYRFVQADAIAFVLEYGAEFGFIHASPPCQFDSDCKRIRGNDHPDLIDPTRDALETTGRPWVMENVGGAVRKLNAPVMLCGQMFALANYRHRFFEAGGGFILDQPDHPPHLVPQAKMGRPVPPGHYGQFVGNFSGVQAARDLLGVPWMNRDGIRECIPPAYARHIGRAALGHLRPELEVAA